Proteins encoded by one window of bacterium:
- a CDS encoding kelch repeat-containing protein produces the protein MRTQRQRAIAKCLGGIAAFLLLAGCTEDGEFTLVSSLNTPRHGHTATLLKDGSVLLLAGFTKTDPLPSLEIYDFRQGKFRQQAPPALSPRGWHQATKLKDGRVLLTGGWRNTTTPLSGALLFGASGEFSGKTPMKEARYDHTATLLADGRVLIAGGTDSQRTLKSMELFDPNTGVFEAVQRPLFIARQQHTATLLKDGRVLLVGGARGEGAHYAEVFDPATGRTHLVPGKLESPRRRHTATRLPGGAVLLAGGLGPDGTLASAEIFDPDRGTFRTLANRLHTPRQQHTATQLPGGRVLLLGGWGNGQTLTSGEIFYAEGNCFQPLSGAMRYERRFHTATRLQDDSVLIAGGASDREVLAAAEIFRLPAGSGQKKCS, from the coding sequence TTGAGAACACAACGCCAGCGCGCCATCGCAAAATGTCTCGGCGGGATCGCCGCTTTCCTGCTGCTGGCCGGCTGCACGGAAGATGGGGAATTCACCCTTGTCTCCAGCCTCAATACGCCCCGGCACGGGCACACCGCCACCCTCCTGAAAGACGGGAGCGTCCTGCTCCTCGCCGGCTTCACAAAAACCGACCCGCTGCCCAGCCTGGAGATCTACGATTTCCGCCAGGGAAAATTCCGGCAGCAGGCGCCGCCTGCCCTCTCGCCCCGGGGATGGCACCAGGCCACGAAACTGAAGGATGGCCGCGTCCTTCTCACCGGCGGATGGAGAAACACCACCACCCCTCTCAGCGGCGCCCTTCTCTTCGGAGCCAGCGGAGAATTCTCGGGAAAGACCCCGATGAAGGAGGCGCGCTACGATCACACCGCCACCCTGCTTGCGGATGGAAGGGTTCTCATCGCCGGGGGAACGGACAGCCAGCGTACCCTGAAAAGCATGGAGCTATTCGATCCGAATACGGGCGTTTTCGAAGCGGTGCAGCGCCCCCTTTTCATCGCCCGCCAGCAGCACACCGCCACGCTGCTGAAAGACGGGCGCGTCCTTCTCGTCGGCGGCGCAAGGGGCGAGGGCGCGCATTATGCCGAAGTGTTCGACCCGGCGACGGGCAGAACCCATCTTGTCCCCGGAAAGCTGGAGAGTCCGCGGCGAAGGCACACGGCCACCCGGCTCCCCGGCGGAGCGGTACTCCTCGCCGGCGGCCTCGGCCCCGACGGGACGCTGGCCAGCGCCGAAATTTTTGACCCGGATCGCGGCACCTTCCGCACCCTTGCGAACCGGCTCCACACTCCCCGGCAGCAGCACACGGCCACGCAACTTCCGGGCGGGCGGGTTCTTCTCCTCGGCGGGTGGGGAAACGGCCAGACGCTCACCAGCGGCGAAATCTTTTATGCGGAGGGGAACTGCTTTCAGCCGCTCTCGGGAGCCATGCGCTACGAGCGAAGGTTCCACACGGCCACCCGGCTGCAGGACGACAGCGTGCTCATCGCGGGCGGCGCCTCGGATCGGGAAGTGCTCGCGGCAGCCGAAATCTTCCGGTTGCCGGCGGGCTCTGGCCAAAAAAAATGCTCTTAA
- a CDS encoding TRAP transporter fused permease subunit: MAGKFIRRMGKILGTGATRQRELTGFTKRFVRVVAFIFAAIFIYSAMNGAGVYFGPRNITPFTMRFPFMPFFNDHFLLPLYLLFTSVLIFVLYPASKKSSPMDRPSAIDWLLCILALAVFVEYVMFYEMRGENEGLPAVWNDTLFGGIATVMALEICRRVLGNILPAMALLFMLYDWLGPYMPGDILSHKGQPWTEVLYMSYGASGMFGIVTRVFANVVFLFVVFGSFLQRTRVGDVFIDLAFAVVGRSRGGAAKAAVVSSCLVGSVVGSGAANIAITGTFTIPLMKKGGYSPEYAGAIEAVASIGGHLMPPVMGASVFLMAALTEIPYSEIIIISFVPAVLYYVSVFASAHLRACKKGIGRMAEGDIKPVPDILRKDGLLLLPLVVLVILLLYQFSPFYAAFWSLSSAVVCYTIRRKEWFIFGMEAAVFALGFVYSPGILYYVAAAALIGYFRKETRAFIQEIFDTFIGGSMNSLVIGATAGVMGVVLGAISHTGLGLKFPEVILAYSYDTLWIALILTALASYVLGMGMTIGASYILIVILAGPALQEFGLTMITAHLIVYWLSQDAALTPPFALGAFIAAGIAKGDPMMTGFHSLKIAKPLYLVPLMMAYSPAVLMQGGTPFIDSVVMWISLAIAFIVSAAALEGYFIRNLTLLDRAILLVATVLLMWPVEIAHPGPFWTKAAGLGLMGFSLYMQSLRPADFAENVAAARASATVATSSA, translated from the coding sequence GTGGCCGGAAAATTCATCAGAAGGATGGGCAAGATACTCGGCACTGGAGCGACGAGGCAGCGTGAGCTGACCGGCTTTACGAAGCGTTTCGTTCGTGTCGTTGCCTTCATCTTTGCGGCGATCTTTATCTACAGCGCGATGAACGGGGCGGGAGTTTACTTCGGCCCGAGAAACATCACGCCTTTCACGATGCGTTTTCCCTTCATGCCGTTCTTCAACGACCACTTTTTGCTTCCGCTCTACTTGCTGTTCACGAGCGTTTTGATATTCGTTCTCTATCCGGCGTCGAAGAAAAGCTCTCCGATGGATCGCCCCTCGGCGATCGACTGGCTGCTCTGCATTCTGGCGCTGGCGGTCTTCGTTGAGTATGTCATGTTTTACGAGATGCGCGGCGAGAATGAAGGACTTCCGGCCGTTTGGAACGACACGCTCTTCGGCGGCATCGCCACCGTGATGGCGCTGGAGATCTGCCGCCGGGTGCTCGGGAACATTCTTCCCGCCATGGCCCTTCTTTTTATGCTCTACGACTGGCTCGGCCCCTACATGCCGGGCGATATTCTCTCCCACAAGGGACAACCCTGGACCGAGGTCCTTTATATGTCTTACGGAGCCTCGGGCATGTTCGGCATCGTCACCCGCGTTTTCGCGAACGTGGTCTTTCTCTTTGTCGTATTCGGCTCGTTTCTGCAGCGGACCCGCGTGGGCGATGTCTTTATCGATCTCGCCTTTGCGGTGGTGGGCCGATCGCGGGGCGGGGCGGCCAAGGCGGCGGTGGTATCGAGCTGTCTGGTGGGCTCGGTCGTGGGAAGCGGGGCCGCCAATATCGCCATTACCGGGACCTTCACCATCCCGTTGATGAAAAAAGGCGGCTATTCGCCCGAATACGCCGGCGCCATCGAGGCCGTGGCCAGCATCGGCGGCCACTTGATGCCGCCCGTCATGGGGGCCAGCGTGTTTCTCATGGCGGCGCTGACGGAAATTCCTTATTCGGAAATCATCATCATCTCCTTTGTTCCGGCGGTTCTTTACTACGTTTCGGTGTTCGCCTCCGCGCATCTGCGGGCCTGCAAGAAAGGGATTGGGAGAATGGCGGAGGGAGACATCAAGCCGGTACCCGATATTTTGCGGAAAGACGGGCTTCTTCTGCTCCCGCTGGTGGTTTTGGTCATCCTTCTCCTGTACCAGTTCAGCCCGTTCTACGCGGCCTTCTGGTCGCTATCGAGCGCAGTGGTCTGCTACACGATCCGGCGCAAGGAATGGTTCATTTTCGGGATGGAAGCAGCGGTTTTTGCCCTGGGTTTTGTCTATAGCCCCGGCATTCTTTACTACGTCGCCGCCGCCGCACTGATCGGCTACTTCCGGAAAGAGACGCGGGCCTTCATCCAGGAAATTTTCGACACCTTCATCGGGGGCTCCATGAATTCGCTGGTCATCGGCGCAACAGCCGGGGTGATGGGCGTGGTGCTGGGCGCGATATCGCACACCGGCCTTGGGCTGAAGTTCCCCGAAGTGATACTGGCCTACTCGTACGATACTCTGTGGATTGCCCTCATTTTGACCGCCTTGGCGAGCTACGTCCTCGGGATGGGGATGACCATCGGGGCGAGCTACATTCTCATCGTGATCCTGGCCGGCCCGGCCCTTCAGGAATTCGGCCTGACCATGATCACCGCGCATCTCATTGTCTATTGGCTGAGCCAGGACGCGGCGCTGACGCCGCCCTTCGCTCTGGGCGCATTCATCGCGGCGGGAATTGCGAAGGGTGATCCCATGATGACGGGTTTCCACTCCCTCAAGATAGCCAAGCCGCTTTATCTTGTTCCCCTGATGATGGCCTATTCTCCGGCGGTGCTCATGCAGGGGGGCACGCCGTTTATCGACTCCGTTGTGATGTGGATCTCGCTGGCGATCGCCTTTATCGTCAGTGCGGCAGCCCTCGAGGGATATTTCATCCGGAATCTCACCCTTCTTGACCGGGCGATTCTGCTTGTGGCGACGGTATTGCTGATGTGGCCGGTGGAGATTGCCCATCCGGGCCCCTTCTGGACGAAGGCGGCTGGTCTGGGCTTGATGGGCTTCTCTCTCTACATGCAGTCGCTTCGCCCCGCAGATTTTGCGGAAAACGTAGCGGCGGCGCGGGCGTCGGCCACGGTCGCCACATCCTCCGCCTAG
- a CDS encoding TAXI family TRAP transporter solute-binding subunit, with the protein MFRRLGVAVLGLLVAVSFAATEAPAAGKKYSIGTSPPGFTAILVGGAFASFVNKEVDGISINVPSSKGFVANLRGMEAGQYDFMLNAAGLVSQAVDSIKPFKRKHKSIRGLLPFVDVPYHFVVTANSGIKSVQDLKGKRVNLGPRGGITNLSVTILLKIAGIWDDVKKEYMDVADAATAMGDNRIDAFFQPSPIPSGNVIKLANATGGIHLLPISGKFGEAGMKKLPGRVPMKVPAGTYKGQTATVETIGHLAIFAVRNTVPTDDVYRIMKAVMSEKGKKTLPRAHKALRHLYRLAPGWTFFRASKIKMHPGAIRYWDEAGQKVPADLR; encoded by the coding sequence ATGTTTAGACGTTTGGGTGTGGCTGTGTTGGGACTTCTGGTGGCTGTGTCCTTTGCGGCGACGGAAGCGCCCGCCGCCGGGAAAAAATACAGCATCGGTACCTCTCCTCCGGGATTTACCGCGATTCTTGTTGGCGGCGCTTTTGCATCGTTCGTGAACAAGGAGGTGGACGGCATTTCCATCAATGTTCCCTCGTCCAAGGGCTTTGTGGCGAACCTGCGCGGCATGGAAGCGGGCCAGTATGATTTCATGCTGAACGCGGCCGGCCTGGTGTCCCAGGCGGTGGACAGCATCAAGCCCTTCAAGCGCAAGCACAAGAGCATACGGGGTCTTCTGCCATTTGTTGACGTTCCGTATCACTTTGTGGTGACCGCCAATTCAGGCATCAAGTCGGTGCAGGACCTCAAGGGCAAGCGCGTCAACCTCGGTCCGAGAGGAGGCATCACGAATCTGAGCGTGACGATCCTCCTGAAGATCGCGGGTATTTGGGACGATGTGAAGAAAGAGTACATGGACGTGGCCGATGCGGCCACGGCGATGGGCGATAACCGCATTGACGCCTTTTTCCAGCCCTCTCCGATTCCCTCCGGCAATGTCATCAAGCTGGCGAACGCGACGGGCGGCATTCATCTCCTCCCGATCAGTGGGAAATTCGGCGAGGCAGGCATGAAGAAGCTGCCCGGCCGGGTGCCCATGAAGGTTCCCGCCGGAACCTACAAGGGCCAAACGGCAACGGTTGAGACCATCGGCCATCTGGCGATCTTCGCCGTGCGCAATACCGTTCCGACCGATGATGTCTACCGCATCATGAAAGCCGTGATGTCCGAGAAGGGCAAAAAGACGCTGCCGCGCGCCCACAAGGCTCTCCGCCACCTTTACCGCCTGGCGCCGGGCTGGACTTTTTTCCGCGCATCCAAGATCAAGATGCACCCCGGCGCCATCCGCTACTGGGATGAAGCCGGCCAGAAAGTGCCTGCCGATCTCCGCTAG